The sequence AAAGAAGTGACTTACCTGCTTTAATCCTGTCTTTTCTCATTTGTACTGTGGAGATTACAGCAGCGTCTGCTTTGTGTGGCAGCCACAGGGTTGAAGGAGGTAGCAAACCAGGGAAAGGTGTTAGAAGGAGACCCAAAGTAAACTCTGAACTgaagattaattaattaaagacGATAGTCCTTTCACAAGCACAATGAACGATACTGGATGACTGTATTGTTAACAATACTGCATATTTGAAAGTGGCTAAGAGAACAGATCTTAAAATTTCTCACCAcaggaaaaaaattgtaactatgggAGGTGATGCCTGTTAACTGAACTTAATGTAGCAATCACTTCGCAGTATACATACTGTCAAACCATGTGGCACATCTTCAACATCTATCCAatattatgtcaattataccaataaaacaaaaacaactactGGATGTAACTATTTCTCTGTGTAATTGGAAAACActgtaatattttgttgatgaaaTCAAACTAGAACATTCAGTACAGTCCTTTCTGTTTCTCTatgcaattttaaaacatttaagaaaacacTCTAACATCATCTTAATTGAATGGAAGTTGTTGGCTGGAAGTTTTGAGAATGGTGCTAGGAAGGCTTTCAAAAATACTTTGTTTTATGTCACATTTATCTTCTCTTAAGCATAAACTATACCCTCCTGTAGAAGACATATCTTgaggtatatttttaaaggtttttttaaatttgatttttagatagaagaagggagagagaaagagagaaacattgacgagagaccCGAACAAccattggctgccccctgcactccccctgctggggatggagccgcaacctgggtatgtgccctgaccacgccCGGccagctgagccacgccagctgcgCCGTATCTTGGGTTTTAAAGTGTCAATTTAAGCAGGTTGATGCTGGGATTTGGACCCAGTTGGGTGTTCTTCATTCCTTCAGTCATCACTGATGCCTCCTCTGCGCCAGGTTTCTGTTCTCTAGAATATAAAGATGCGAAGGCCTGATCTCCGCCCACCGTTCAGCAGGTGGGAGACAGTGTCCGCTCCCAGCGGTGGGTTATCACGCTGCGTGGGGAGTGCGGTGCGCTCGGGCGAGGAGGGGTGGCCGCACGGTAGGGGCGCCCTCTTCCTTCGCCTTGTGCCTTGTGGGACCTGACGGCCCTGATGGGGCGCCGGTCTGCGCACTGTCCTCACGCAGCTGCCCCCGTGTCGGTGGGAAATCGGGGTGATCATCGAAGGTGACCAACATGCGTCCTGTGTTCTTACTTCACAGCAGGTCCCTGGATGGCAGGTCACCCCACCTTCCTTTCCTTGGGTTTTCTGTTCTGCTGTTGCCCTCCCTGCACGTCTGCCTCGCCCCACCCCGCAGCCCAAGAAGGACCGTGGGGCCCGGTGCCCCCCGACACGGTGCAGCTGCTCCTTGACGGGCGCGAGGTGGGAAACCTCAGCCGCGAGGACCGGCTCCCCCGCCTCGCCTCCGCCTGCATCTGGACGCTGCCCGACCCCGTCCGCTCGGGGCTGAGAGGGCGATGCCTGGAGGAGCTCCCCGTGTCGGTCTCcaaccagaaccagaaccagaaccagaaccaCAGCCTCCGCGTCCTCACCGCGGCCTGCGCCTGTGAGTTCCTCGGGGGCCTCCGCGTCCCCCCGAACAGCACCGCCTGCGCCGCGATGCTGcagggctgcggcggcggcggcggcggcgtggccgtggccgtggcgctctccctgctgctgctggcgGTCGCCGGCGGGGTGGGGTGCGTCTGGCACTGGAAACACCGGGGCCGGGCCCCCCTCGCGCTCCCGGGGTTCCTGCGGAGGAGGCGCCGGCGGAGGGACTATTCCAAGACGCTCTCCGCGGGCCCCCAAGGCGTCAgcgccaaggcccccgccccagccccccaccccggggccggGGAGGCGGACCCCCAGGACCACTACGAGAACCTGCCCGCGGGGGGCCCCGGCGCCCCGGGGCTGTACGAGAACGCGCGGCGGGGCCCCTGCGAGGAGCACGTCTACGGGAACGAGGCCGCGGGCGACTATTACAACTTCCACGCGCCCGGGGCCCCCGCGAGCCCGCAGGACGAGGACATCTACATCCTCCCAGACGCCTACTGAGCTGCGTGCCTGATCTGCGTGCCCGGCAGTCACCCGGCCCCGGGCCCACGTCATTGCCACTCGGCTTCCGATGGAACGCCACTCAGTCCTGCCTGAGCCTCCATGGgcgccctccctccaccccccggggATGAGTCTCagctccgccccctccccgcgtGCGCCCGCCCCCTCTCCACCTgcgccctcctcccctgcctgctaCGCACCCACAGTTCCCAGGACGCTGCCGATTTCTCCCCAAAAACACCTTCAAGGGCCACATCACTCCGTTGCCTGTAACCTTTTGCAAAAGACCGGATACACTTCTACCTGCGGAATTCATTGCTTCCCACAGCTGGTTTCCATTGCCTCTCCCGGTGACCTCTGCTTTCATCACAACGACCTGGAACAGGCCACACCTGGCTCCCTGCCCCGCTTTCCTGGTCGCTCTCACCTGCCTCTGGTCAGAGCCTCTGCAGGGCCTGTCAGCCCAGGACATTGTCCTCCTTCTGCCCTGACCTCCGGATTCTACTGCCTGTTGCACTCTGAGCATTTAAACACACGAACGTGTGCTGTGGCATGTCAGTGTGTACGTGTGTCATGGGAGAACGTCGTGAACTCAAGTGGCTCACGCTCAGAGTCCGCCCAGCGTCTGCATCACCCTCCAAGGCACTCATTCCTGTTCAGGGGACAAGAACCAATTGTACATTTTGCTAAgcagttgttgtttgttttgtttttaaacaaatgcGTGCATCCAAGGAGTATGTACTGAGCACCTCTGTCTACTTCTCACTGAGCTGGGCCATCAGGGggggaggcctgggtcccggaaagAAAACGGAATAAAAACCAACAGCAGCTGTGCTGGCGAGTGAGCTGACACCTCATCTCCACACCCGCGGGGCTGGGCTGTGCCTGCCAGGCGCCGTTCCCCCGGCCGGTGGACCCGTATCGGGTTCTGACTAGGTGGGCTCGAGGGAGACCTGTGGGGACCTGTCCTTGTGTCCTGCCATCCTGTGACTGACCCAGCATCACTGCTGCTTGCAGATTCTAGTTCCATGCCCCGCCTGCCTCCGTCTCTAATTCCTGACTTTCCCATCCCTCCGTTCATTTTGGCCAATTTTCTATATTCGAGTCTCCCTGTTAAAACGACCTGATAtgttgtttcccccccccccccccaatgtggACCCCAAATGGTACAAGGAAAATGTATAGCAggtgctttaaagaaaaaaaatgtgttctgcTTTTGAGAGCCATGGATTTGGGACGGGAAGAAGGTTTGGGTTTCAGAAGGTCAAAGGAGGCCTCTCCGAGGACAGACTTGAGCTGAGACAAGGAAGAAACGAGTTATTCGTGTAAATGTGATGGGCAGGATGGGGCCAGCTTGGGGAGAGGATCTGAGGCATGAAAGATTGGGGTGCTCTGGGGACCTAAGACAGCAGTGTAGCTGGAGTgtagaggggcctgtggtggcacCGGGTGGGGCAACAcctggtgggggtgcaggaggacccaGAGACGCAGCTGCTTgcagggctggtgtggctcaggccagcagagcagggatgtGATGACATTTACATTTTGAACGGAGACACGGCTGAGGAGTGACTGGCAAGGGGCCAGGTGGAAATTGGTGATGAAAATGCATAAAGGTTAGAAATGGCTCCTTTCGCCTTCTCGAGAGGAACGGTTACAGCGCTCTCTGGACGGAGCACGTGGCCATGTTCAAGGCTCAGGAGGACGCCTTTTGCTAGAGGAACCACTCCCCATGCCTCCGCAGTGCCTGTGTTGGGAGGGGCCCGGAGGGGCTGGAAGGACAGGGATCCGGGCGGGCAGCAGGCTGAGTCctggtgtgtgtgtaggggggggggggggaccggtgACCAGAAAGGCAGGCCCTGGAGAAGCCCTGGGAGTGTCTGGTCTGAGCAGTAAGGGAGGCTGTCGTGCAAGGTTTCTGTGGTTGAGGCAGAGCCCAGGATAGGGCGGTGCGTTGCCGTCTCCTCGGCACGGAGTGtaaggcagagaggaggggtgtTTCAGGTCACAGGCTGAGAGCAGGTGCGGTTGTCGTTGTTGGCCGTGGTCTCAGAGCCCAGATCTGTGTCAAAGGCCAGATGAGCCCGCGCTTTACACGGCAAGCCACACGCGCTGTCTCCTCTCCCGCCCCCGACATCCTTCCTCATAATCGTGGTAATGTGGTCACTTTTGCTAGTAACACAACGCAAATCCAAACGGCTATTCTCAGTAGATGTGAACAGACTTTCTTATCTTTATCTCAAAGGGACAGCTTGACTCTTGCGACTTTAAGAAGGCAGAGAAATGTAATAAAGCCTGCAGATAGGAGACAGAAATGGAAGGGGTGccgggaggaagagggaggaggagacgtGACAAGGGGGTGGAAATGAGAGAAGGACAAAAGGGAGAATAGGAAATGGGAGAGGACAAGCATGGAGTATGTGCCCAAAAAGAGAAACTGAATACAATTTCCATTCTCTTCCGCCCCCATAACTGCTAGTGCGGTtagctgatgctcaaccactgagccatgcaggcccgGCTGCGGAGCCTTATTAAGGCTTCTGCAGCTTTTACTTTAAATTCAGCTCCTGTAGTTTCTCAGTTTGAGATTCTCCCAGCAGAGATGGGAATTGAGTGAAGGACAGAGGCTCACACAAAAGAAAGCGCAGGAGATGGTAGTTGCAATCAAGGCTGCGGAAGGTGTGACTGTGCGATTGACCCATGCCGTTGCCATGGAAACCAATGCTCCCTGGTCCTGCGGTATTTCCCTTTTTTAAGGACAGACTGGCTTTCCTGAATAGTTAAGGCTGCAAATTGTGGCAGCTGGGTGATCCTTCACCTCTCGGATCCTAAGTCCCTGCTGGTGACGGAGGCAAGGGCTGGCGGGGCTGCCATGAGTTCCCAGGGGCCCGGAAGCTGCCTAGAGCTCAGCTGGTACCTGAGACCACCTGCCCAGCATCCCTGTGTACCAGACGGACAACAATGTGCTGCTCAGAGCTCAGGAGGAGGAATGAGGTTTGACCTGTTagcaaaggatttttaaaatctcaaatcaGGAGATGGGAAACTCGTCAAGGTAGTACACACAGACATCTGCTCTGGGCTGCAGGGGCGGCCTTGGAGCCAGGTCAATCTGTCCTGGGGAGGATCAAGGAGACTATTGGGACGTCCGAGCAAGGAGAAACCTGACATGCCATTAAGGGAGAGTCTCCTTCTGAAACCAAAAGATGTAAAAGCAAATGCAAAGGGATAATTACTTTTTCATTTGCTAGATCAACAAATTAAATCTCAGAGCAGACATTTGGAAGAGGGGAGGAAAAGTGCATCGGGGAGAGAACTTAGAAAAAGGAGGATGAAGACATGCACAAAGAGGAAGCCTTGTTGGAGTCATATAATCCCCTTCGTCGTCGTCAAAAGAGAGAGAGTCTTGTAAGAAGTTGAAAACTTGGCCATCTGCAAGGCGAGGCAGGGAACATATCGTTGTGAATTAGGGCGCCAAAGGCCTGGGTTCTTGGGTTGAGCAGGAGAAACACTGCCTGAGTCGCATCGCATTTCCATACTTTCTGCAGAGCAGCAAACAATTTATTTCTCAGCCCTAAGTCACCCGTCCCCACTGTTTCTCATGCATCCTGCAGGTCTGTGGGAAAGGTGAATATGGCTTAATTTTCCCTTTTAGTAAAAAGTCCTTTCTAGTGAAACATTTTTTTGTACAAGGATACATCATATTAAAGGAAGTTGGAGAGGAAATGGGACTCTATTCATTTAAGAAtggttttcatttcctcttttcattAGCTCTGTTGCTTAACATAGCAATGCCTTCTTTACCCACAGGTGTTGAAGAAGAAAGCTGGGAGGCTCAATTTAGAATGCATCTCCTTGAATGCACTTAACAGAAAAATTAAAGCTGTAATAAAGGTTGTGTATTTCAACATGTGGGCTGAGATcctactcttgcctcctttccaAAGCCCAGATTAAATCCCAGTTCACGTATGAAGCCTTCTTCAATCCTAGCAGTCCAAAATGACCGACCCATTTCCTGACTTCCTCCTTTGTCTGTCTATCCATCTACTCATTTATacatacactagtggcccagtgcacgaatttgtgcacattgaaaggaaattaattagaagaaatattttaatatcgctattcgctctttctctataatagtgTCAAGCACATTCATGATCGACAGTGACAGATCGAAGCACATGCATGCAactggcaccagcgagagctttatatgtatcgcacatgcacgagtcaacttagccttttatatacatagaataaatttgcttaattagacctgctttctgatgtagctaaacttttccagcccagtgaagcaccccaacttctctttcaggtaattgtcaacaacacagcagtaaatatcaacatgaagcagatttttattgtagatcatgcagggagaacaaagggtaaaatatttaactgcagcagtgtttgactatattctacacagtgaaaaaacctgaagtaattttcaagatccaccatttcttacttcttttcagtcaggtcaagtttctaaactttctaaatctccattttccaggctaatgaaaagaaaataggattccaccaagtctcctatgtacctactccaggacttctgtgaggatcaaattagatgaggcacaggaaaccttcagacatttggttaaagtgtaaagtgtttgcacctggctataaagtcgtgttcctgggctgaagaaactgcaaggaggctagtcgttgctaggaagaggaagccaggcattgctacgtgatgtcattacctgccACTCACAGtgaccgtttccaggctgggctgggctgggctgggctgggctgggctcggggccgcattttgcgccatggggtcttggcagcgttggctgtgacttggtggggtgtcgctctggggtggtggtggggcctgtgtcccacttgggggaagcagagtgttgctttgtgggtgccaggtccatggtgctgtttCCTTGTAAATGGCAAGTGCGCGTCacggctgctcctgcattgagcttctgccccctggtggtcagtgcatgtcatagagaccagttggagggatgcttttatatatatagatatagacatacaGCCACccacttttattcaacagatACTTATTGAGGGCCTATTACTTAAAGACCCAGGACTCAATggtgaataaaaacatatgcctGCAGTCTagatgaaatacaaaaaaaacccacaccaataaatgcataattagaaatataaataaatgctatGAAGGAAAGAAACACAGTGATATTAAAGCT is a genomic window of Eptesicus fuscus isolate TK198812 chromosome 4, DD_ASM_mEF_20220401, whole genome shotgun sequence containing:
- the GAPT gene encoding protein GAPT, whose protein sequence is MLQGCGGGGGGVAVAVALSLLLLAVAGGVGCVWHWKHRGRAPLALPGFLRRRRRRRDYSKTLSAGPQGVSAKAPAPAPHPGAGEADPQDHYENLPAGGPGAPGLYENARRGPCEEHVYGNEAAGDYYNFHAPGAPASPQDEDIYILPDAY